A single genomic interval of Sulfurovum sp. TSL6 harbors:
- the hpf gene encoding ribosome hibernation-promoting factor, HPF/YfiA family: MNKSITGRHFELTEPIKAYAEAAIDSLEKYHLDIISASTVISASEKNGKKGFVTEFIINLKDKNTIVITQVDKDVYAAMDLAIERVKKSLRRHADKIKDHKVMSFRDLGEEAEAVSELTTEEVEIVPMDLELHKPIDFDEAIEALQAEKKRQFIVFNDNEGLMRVMYKRADGRFGLY; this comes from the coding sequence ATGAACAAAAGTATAACGGGAAGACATTTCGAACTGACTGAGCCTATAAAGGCATATGCTGAAGCAGCCATAGATAGTTTAGAGAAATATCATTTAGACATTATATCTGCCAGTACAGTTATCTCTGCAAGTGAGAAGAATGGGAAAAAAGGCTTTGTCACAGAGTTCATTATTAACCTTAAAGATAAAAACACGATCGTTATCACCCAAGTGGATAAAGATGTGTATGCTGCCATGGACCTTGCTATAGAAAGAGTGAAAAAATCACTTAGAAGACATGCCGATAAAATAAAAGATCATAAAGTTATGAGTTTTAGGGATTTGGGAGAAGAAGCTGAAGCTGTCAGTGAATTAACCACAGAGGAAGTAGAGATTGTCCCAATGGACTTAGAGCTTCACAAGCCAATTGATTTTGATGAAGCGATAGAAGCACTTCAAGCTGAGAAAAAAAGACAATTTATTGTATTTAATGACAATGAGGGGTTGATGAGAGTCATGTATAAAAGAGCGGATGGGAGATTCGGACTCTATTAA
- the recG gene encoding ATP-dependent DNA helicase RecG translates to MEEAKQLFKKLKIHSLLDLALIIPTSYNDTTLSTTLELGKVNTLEAKVVDSSIYGGKLRVTFNLTKSGRRLSSTFFRVTPYHHKLFEVGSSHVIQGRLEEYKGYLQMSQPKSIKTIGKITPKYKTVLKESEISSLIECYINEQNLYNEGLDSREVSTLMHIHFPKSMEEVYDGTTFKPDFVTVLKFVEAYNHLKKLRGKRADFPAHRALTGSIEPFVDHLPFTLTQEQKKVIAQIRSDLAREDKAAKRMVVGDVGSGKTMVILASVMIALPHISILMAPTSLLALQLYEEACKHLPEHVKVALVMQGKDQGDYRTADFIIGTHALLFKEDLPQASLVMVDEQHRFGTKQRQSLEALVSADEKKPHFIQFSATPIPRTQAMMESELLDVSLITTTPFEREVLTQTISKQDFPNLLTHIKEEIAQEHQVLIIYPLVEESSEVPYQSLEESRGFWEEKFENVYVTHGKDKQKEDVLLEFREKGNILLATTVVEVGISLPKLTLIVIVGAERLGLATLHQLRGRVGRNGLKSWCYLYSNSTENFRLEQFSQTTNGFDIAKLDLKFRDSGDILDGSIQSGQRFKWLDMAEDEEVVLRAKNRLGSVNMNG, encoded by the coding sequence ATGGAAGAAGCAAAACAACTCTTTAAAAAGCTTAAGATTCACTCTTTGCTTGACTTAGCACTCATCATTCCTACTTCATATAATGATACAACACTCTCAACTACTCTGGAACTAGGTAAAGTCAATACCCTTGAAGCCAAAGTAGTTGATTCAAGTATTTACGGGGGGAAGCTGCGTGTCACGTTTAACCTCACAAAATCAGGAAGACGACTCTCTTCTACTTTTTTTAGGGTGACGCCTTACCACCATAAACTTTTTGAAGTAGGCTCAAGCCATGTGATACAAGGCAGGCTGGAAGAGTATAAAGGCTACTTGCAAATGTCACAGCCCAAGTCCATCAAAACAATAGGTAAAATAACACCTAAGTACAAAACCGTACTCAAAGAGAGTGAGATATCTTCTTTGATAGAGTGTTATATCAATGAACAAAATCTATATAATGAAGGTTTGGACAGCAGAGAAGTCTCAACCCTGATGCATATACATTTTCCAAAAAGTATGGAAGAGGTGTATGATGGCACAACATTTAAGCCGGACTTTGTCACTGTACTAAAGTTTGTTGAAGCCTACAATCATCTAAAAAAATTACGGGGTAAAAGGGCAGATTTTCCTGCACACAGAGCACTAACCGGGAGTATAGAACCTTTTGTTGATCATTTGCCTTTTACGCTGACACAAGAACAGAAAAAGGTCATAGCACAGATACGATCAGACTTGGCAAGAGAAGACAAAGCAGCCAAACGAATGGTCGTTGGTGATGTGGGTTCTGGTAAAACGATGGTGATACTTGCCTCAGTGATGATAGCGCTGCCGCATATAAGTATTTTGATGGCACCTACCTCACTGCTTGCACTGCAACTCTATGAAGAGGCATGTAAACATTTGCCCGAACATGTCAAAGTGGCACTGGTCATGCAAGGCAAAGATCAGGGAGATTATAGAACTGCAGATTTTATTATAGGTACGCATGCGCTTCTTTTCAAAGAAGATCTACCCCAGGCCTCTTTGGTCATGGTGGATGAACAGCATCGTTTTGGAACCAAACAGAGACAGAGTCTGGAAGCCTTGGTAAGTGCAGATGAGAAAAAACCGCATTTTATACAGTTCTCTGCTACCCCTATACCAAGAACACAAGCGATGATGGAGTCTGAACTTCTTGATGTCAGTCTCATTACCACCACGCCTTTTGAACGTGAAGTATTGACTCAGACCATCAGTAAACAAGATTTTCCCAACCTTTTGACACATATCAAAGAAGAGATAGCACAAGAGCATCAGGTGCTCATCATTTACCCCTTGGTAGAGGAGAGCAGTGAAGTACCCTATCAGTCTCTGGAAGAGAGTAGAGGATTTTGGGAAGAGAAGTTTGAGAATGTCTATGTTACACATGGAAAAGATAAACAAAAAGAGGATGTGTTACTTGAATTCAGGGAAAAAGGAAACATACTTTTAGCAACCACAGTGGTTGAAGTGGGAATCTCCTTGCCGAAGCTTACACTGATCGTTATAGTTGGTGCAGAACGGCTTGGACTTGCTACACTGCATCAACTCAGGGGTAGAGTAGGCCGTAACGGTTTAAAGAGCTGGTGTTATCTCTACTCTAACAGTACAGAGAACTTCAGACTGGAACAATTTTCCCAAACAACCAATGGCTTTGATATCGCGAAACTGGATCTGAAGTTTCGAGACAGTGGTGATATACTAGATGGTAGTATACAGAGTGGGCAAAGGTTTAAATGGTTAGATATGGCTGAAGATGAAGAGGTGGTTCTCAGGGCTAAAAATAGATTGGGAAGTGTGAATATGAATGGTTAA
- a CDS encoding type II secretion system protein — translation MRKAFSMLTAIFIIVLMATVAAFIMNLSGKMVKGTTAQFQHEQSVLLAKSYTEYAIMAVTANEHNTSTCLNNISGGYGDIGGGNYLYNIDVNISYIGDTNLHANCRTLSNSVVATKSPLNIIVDVFVKYKDLDHPAGANTPDTTYHRRSLQKI, via the coding sequence ATGAGAAAAGCATTTTCAATGTTAACAGCGATTTTTATTATCGTTTTGATGGCAACAGTAGCAGCATTTATAATGAATCTTTCAGGGAAAATGGTTAAAGGAACTACTGCACAGTTCCAACATGAACAGTCTGTTCTTTTGGCAAAAAGCTATACTGAATATGCCATTATGGCGGTCACTGCAAATGAGCATAATACCTCTACCTGCCTGAATAATATTAGTGGTGGTTATGGAGATATTGGGGGTGGTAATTATCTCTATAATATTGATGTCAATATCTCTTATATCGGAGATACGAACTTACATGCGAATTGTAGAACACTAAGTAATAGTGTCGTCGCTACAAAATCTCCACTCAACATTATTGTTGATGTCTTTGTCAAATATAAAGATTTAGATCATCCAGCAGGTGCAAATACACCTGATACCACTTATCATAGAAGGAGCTTACAAAAAATATGA
- a CDS encoding Tfp pilus assembly protein FimT/FimU — protein sequence MRTITKQTKAFTMIELVFVIVVLGILAALALPRMDRDLRQEAADNILSAIRYTQHLALNDDKTDPFDPNWQNELWQIQFSTTASTGYLFYVIGSDTDHTGGTTAYPAKEETAIDPVNGKYIFHISANSELQDEESPNILLGKKYGVSGVNPTGGCTTQQLAFDQLGRPHTNVGGAGNTYNTYMSADCNLTFSFTNNAALPFSIIITKETGYAYIDGQEDS from the coding sequence ATGAGAACTATAACTAAACAAACAAAAGCCTTTACTATGATTGAATTAGTATTCGTCATTGTCGTTCTGGGTATACTTGCTGCACTTGCTCTCCCTAGAATGGATCGTGATTTAAGGCAGGAAGCAGCAGATAACATTCTCTCTGCAATACGATATACACAACATTTGGCACTTAATGATGATAAGACAGATCCATTTGATCCGAACTGGCAAAATGAATTATGGCAAATTCAATTTAGTACAACAGCATCTACAGGCTATCTGTTTTATGTTATTGGGTCAGATACAGATCATACTGGAGGAACTACAGCTTACCCTGCAAAAGAGGAAACAGCCATTGATCCCGTAAATGGTAAATATATATTCCATATAAGTGCAAACTCTGAACTTCAAGATGAAGAGAGCCCAAATATACTTTTAGGGAAAAAATATGGTGTATCTGGAGTAAATCCAACTGGAGGATGTACCACTCAACAACTTGCTTTCGATCAACTTGGAAGACCGCATACAAATGTAGGTGGTGCAGGAAATACTTATAATACATATATGAGTGCTGACTGTAATTTGACATTCAGTTTTACAAATAATGCAGCTTTACCTTTTTCTATCATTATCACAAAAGAAACTGGATATGCCTATATTGATGGTCAAGAGGATTCTTAA
- a CDS encoding pitrilysin family protein produces the protein MAAFVHEIEIKESKVPVVFEQEKYLPIVSMQLVFKNAGHLSNTKDGLADMSARLMNEGTSKEGSVGFATKLDAHAVDIGAHVGRESFMIEVSSLKSEFPYAVERLEELLKDPNYTQEALAQIKHQKIGWLTQKKSDFDYIAGTSLRATLFKESVLARPYDGTIESIESISLEDIQTFISTHVGYNNAIGVVGGDITLDEAEGYLTKLLAVLPKVEEKEVKRIQASDKKEVVLIDEDTQQAYIYFGAPFNYSYKEKDQYLAKIAEYLLGGAGFGSRLMEEIRVKRGLTYGVYSSFRRTKPVSYLSGYMQTKLSTQDEAKDLIQEVVDTFVKEGITQKELDDTKKFLLGSEPLRIETLSQRLHRAYNDYYYGRPLDFTKAQLKKIESVTLDEVNAFIKAHTELSDITFSIVTKKEASSTK, from the coding sequence ATGGCAGCATTCGTTCACGAGATAGAGATTAAAGAGAGTAAGGTACCCGTTGTATTTGAGCAAGAGAAGTATCTTCCTATCGTATCGATGCAACTGGTCTTTAAAAATGCAGGACATTTGAGTAATACCAAAGATGGTTTAGCCGATATGTCTGCAAGGCTGATGAATGAAGGTACATCGAAAGAAGGAAGTGTAGGATTCGCTACCAAACTTGATGCACATGCAGTAGATATCGGTGCACATGTAGGACGTGAGAGTTTTATGATAGAGGTTTCTTCATTAAAAAGTGAATTTCCTTATGCAGTAGAGCGTTTGGAGGAACTTTTAAAAGATCCAAATTACACGCAAGAAGCATTGGCTCAAATTAAACATCAAAAGATAGGTTGGCTGACACAAAAGAAGAGTGACTTTGATTATATAGCAGGTACTTCTTTGAGAGCGACACTTTTTAAAGAAAGCGTTTTAGCCAGACCGTATGACGGTACGATTGAGAGTATAGAGAGTATCTCACTGGAAGATATTCAAACATTTATCTCTACACATGTAGGGTACAACAATGCCATAGGTGTTGTGGGCGGTGATATTACTTTGGATGAAGCAGAAGGATATCTGACAAAACTTCTTGCAGTGTTACCAAAAGTTGAAGAGAAAGAAGTGAAACGTATTCAAGCTTCAGATAAAAAAGAAGTTGTACTCATCGATGAAGATACACAACAGGCATATATCTATTTTGGTGCCCCCTTTAACTACAGTTATAAAGAAAAAGACCAGTACCTCGCAAAGATCGCAGAGTATCTTCTTGGAGGTGCCGGGTTTGGTTCCCGTCTGATGGAAGAGATACGTGTAAAACGCGGACTCACCTATGGTGTCTACTCCTCATTCAGACGTACAAAACCGGTTTCTTATTTGAGTGGTTACATGCAAACAAAGCTCAGTACACAAGATGAGGCAAAAGATCTGATACAAGAAGTGGTAGACACTTTTGTCAAAGAGGGGATCACCCAAAAAGAGCTTGACGATACGAAGAAGTTTTTACTCGGTTCTGAGCCTCTGCGTATAGAAACACTTTCGCAAAGACTGCATAGGGCTTATAATGATTATTATTATGGAAGACCACTTGATTTTACTAAAGCGCAGTTAAAAAAGATCGAGTCTGTTACACTTGATGAGGTCAATGCCTTTATTAAAGCACATACAGAGCTGTCAGATATTACTTTCAGTATTGTCACAAAAAAGGAAGCTTCTTCTACTAAATAA